A section of the Microbacterium forte genome encodes:
- a CDS encoding phage holin family protein, whose translation MRFIIRVVVNAFALWVVTLIPALQVQITAFAPGETLQLVLTLLAVAAIFALVNTFIGTVVKIVAFPLYILTLGLIGFVINGFLLWLTAWITSSFDWGLTVGSFWWGVLAALIISLINGVFGFILRPQSKKQRRD comes from the coding sequence ATGCGCTTCATCATCCGAGTCGTCGTCAACGCGTTCGCCCTGTGGGTCGTGACGCTGATCCCCGCCCTGCAGGTGCAGATCACGGCGTTCGCGCCGGGCGAGACCCTGCAGCTCGTGCTTACCCTGCTCGCGGTCGCCGCGATCTTCGCGCTCGTGAACACCTTCATCGGCACGGTGGTGAAGATCGTCGCGTTCCCCCTGTACATCCTCACCCTCGGTCTCATCGGGTTCGTGATCAACGGGTTCCTGCTGTGGCTCACCGCCTGGATCACGAGCAGCTTCGACTGGGGTCTCACGGTCGGCAGCTTCTGGTGGGGCGTGCTCGCCGCGCTCATCATCTCGCTGATCAACGGCGTCTTCGGCTTCATCCTGCGCCCGCAGAGCAAGAAGCAGCGCCGCGACTGA
- a CDS encoding histidinol-phosphate transaminase: MTDPILPRIRPAIAALAPYRQGKQAGPDAYKLSSNENPFEPLPSVAAALQHTTPINRYPDATAGRLRERLGVRYAVAPEQVHVAAGSVSILHQLILATSSVGDEVVYAWRSFEAYPSLPLVAGATGVQVPLTADSRHDLDAMADAVTERTRAVILCTPNNPTGPIITSDDFATFVERVPTDVLIILDEAYAEFVTAPGAVDGLAERVFERHPNVVVLRTFSKAYGLAGLRIGYAIGNEKVLDAARTTGIPLSVTSAAENAAIASLDAESELLERVAVIVERRTRLVEGLRTQGWDVPDSQANFIWLPTGERTVDVAAAFVSADLIVRPFPGDGIRISVGEEASVDRVLEVAATQL; this comes from the coding sequence GTGACCGACCCGATCCTGCCGCGCATCCGCCCCGCCATCGCCGCCCTGGCGCCGTACCGACAGGGCAAGCAGGCGGGCCCCGACGCCTACAAGCTCTCGAGCAACGAGAACCCGTTCGAGCCGCTTCCCTCCGTCGCCGCGGCGCTGCAGCACACGACGCCGATCAACCGCTACCCGGATGCCACCGCCGGTCGGCTGCGCGAGCGGCTGGGCGTCCGCTACGCGGTCGCTCCCGAGCAGGTGCACGTCGCCGCGGGCAGCGTCTCGATCCTCCACCAGCTGATCCTCGCCACCTCTTCGGTCGGCGACGAGGTCGTCTACGCGTGGCGCTCGTTCGAGGCCTACCCGAGCCTGCCGCTCGTCGCCGGTGCGACCGGAGTGCAGGTGCCTCTGACCGCCGACTCGCGCCACGACCTCGACGCGATGGCCGATGCGGTGACCGAGCGCACCCGCGCGGTCATCCTGTGCACCCCGAACAACCCGACCGGGCCGATCATCACGAGCGACGACTTCGCGACGTTCGTCGAGCGCGTCCCCACCGACGTGCTGATCATCCTCGACGAGGCCTACGCCGAGTTCGTGACCGCGCCGGGCGCGGTCGACGGCCTCGCAGAGCGCGTCTTCGAACGGCATCCGAACGTCGTGGTGCTGCGCACCTTCTCGAAGGCCTACGGTCTCGCGGGCCTGCGCATCGGCTACGCGATCGGCAACGAGAAGGTGCTCGACGCCGCGCGCACCACCGGCATCCCGCTCTCGGTGACGTCGGCGGCCGAGAACGCCGCGATCGCCAGCCTCGATGCCGAGTCCGAGCTGCTCGAGCGCGTCGCGGTGATCGTCGAGCGCCGCACCCGTCTGGTCGAAGGCCTCCGCACGCAGGGCTGGGACGTGCCCGACAGTCAGGCCAATTTTATCTGGCTGCCCACCGGCGAGCGCACCGTCGACGTCGCCGCGGCGTTCGTCTCGGCCGACCTCATCGTGCGCCCTTTCCCGGGCGACGGCATCCGCATCTCGGTCGGCGAAGAAGCATCGGTCGATCGCGTTCTCGAGGTCGCCGCGACGCAGCTCTGA